In Coriobacteriaceae bacterium, a single window of DNA contains:
- a CDS encoding ribonuclease J, producing the protein MAAKKSSPLKIIPLGGLDGIGKNMTVFECGDDMVLVDAGLMFPDDSQPGIDLVLPDYTYVLENEEKLRGIVVTHGHEDHTGSLPYLLQDLNNKVPIFSSKLTLGFIEGKLSEFRIRAPKFREVKGGSHVNLGGISLDFFSMTHSIPGALGVFIRTNQGTVMHTGDFKLDQTPIDGVTPDYAAISRFAKQGIDLLLSDSTNATVPGFTKSEAEVGPNLLHAIKNAPGRVFVASFSSHIHRLQQICDAARKCGRKVVVTGRSMLTNTRVARELGYLNIDDADILDAFDIDNLPDDKIVVMCTGSQGEPLSALSRMANGEHKTLSIHEGDTVILSATPVPGNEKAVQQVVNSLAKLGCDVWDKNRALVHVSGHGSQEELKLLMAMAKPTYFMPVHGEAVHLRAHAQLARKMGIKDDHIFILDNGDTLEMRGGIVKRGTPVESGVVYVDGLRIGDTDPIVLRDRQKLANDGMVTAVAIVSLKHKKIEAIEFSGRGVSFAIDDQFSEDASAAIMKTIEKGKFSFTSSGSDAIRKAVRDSLSNFIWSRTRTRPMIIPVVMEV; encoded by the coding sequence ATGGCAGCTAAAAAATCATCTCCCTTGAAGATCATTCCGCTCGGCGGCCTTGACGGCATCGGCAAGAACATGACGGTCTTCGAGTGCGGCGACGACATGGTGCTCGTCGACGCCGGCCTCATGTTCCCCGACGACTCCCAGCCCGGTATCGACCTGGTGCTTCCCGACTACACCTATGTCCTGGAGAACGAGGAGAAGCTCCGCGGCATCGTCGTCACCCACGGCCACGAGGACCACACCGGTTCGCTTCCGTACCTGCTGCAGGACCTCAACAACAAGGTGCCCATCTTCTCGAGCAAGCTGACGCTCGGTTTTATCGAGGGTAAGCTCTCCGAGTTCCGCATTCGCGCGCCCAAGTTCCGTGAGGTCAAGGGCGGCAGCCACGTCAATCTCGGTGGCATCTCGCTCGATTTCTTCTCCATGACGCACTCCATTCCGGGTGCTTTGGGCGTGTTTATTCGCACCAACCAGGGCACCGTTATGCACACGGGCGACTTTAAGCTCGACCAGACGCCCATCGACGGCGTCACGCCCGACTATGCCGCCATCAGCCGCTTTGCCAAGCAGGGTATCGACCTGCTGCTTTCCGACTCCACCAACGCCACGGTTCCCGGCTTTACTAAGTCCGAGGCCGAGGTTGGCCCCAACCTGCTGCATGCCATCAAGAACGCCCCGGGCCGCGTGTTCGTCGCGTCGTTCTCGAGCCACATCCATCGCCTGCAGCAGATCTGCGACGCTGCCCGCAAGTGCGGCCGCAAGGTCGTCGTGACAGGACGTTCCATGCTCACCAACACTCGCGTGGCGCGCGAGCTTGGCTACCTCAACATCGACGATGCCGATATCCTCGATGCCTTTGATATCGATAACCTACCCGACGACAAGATCGTCGTCATGTGCACCGGTTCGCAGGGCGAGCCGCTGTCGGCCCTGTCCCGCATGGCCAACGGCGAGCACAAGACGCTCTCCATCCACGAGGGCGATACCGTCATCCTGTCCGCTACGCCCGTTCCTGGCAACGAGAAGGCCGTGCAGCAGGTCGTCAACAGCCTGGCAAAGCTCGGCTGCGACGTGTGGGATAAGAATCGTGCCCTCGTCCATGTCTCGGGCCACGGCAGCCAGGAGGAGCTCAAGCTTCTGATGGCCATGGCCAAGCCCACCTACTTTATGCCGGTTCACGGCGAGGCCGTGCATCTGCGTGCCCATGCCCAGCTTGCCCGTAAGATGGGCATTAAGGATGATCACATCTTTATCCTCGATAACGGCGACACGCTCGAGATGCGTGGCGGTATCGTCAAGCGCGGTACGCCTGTCGAGTCCGGCGTCGTCTATGTTGACGGTCTGCGCATCGGCGACACCGACCCCATCGTCCTGCGCGATCGCCAAAAGCTCGCCAACGACGGTATGGTCACGGCCGTTGCCATCGTCTCGCTCAAGCATAAGAAGATCGAGGCTATCGAGTTCTCGGGCCGCGGTGTTTCGTTTGCCATCGACGACCAGTTCTCCGAGGATGCCTCAGCAGCCATCATGAAGACGATCGAGAAGGGCAAGTTTAGCTTTACCAGCAGTGGCTCCGATGCCATTCGCAAGGCCGTGCGCGATTCGCTCTCCAACTTTATCTGGAGCCGCACGCGCACCCGTCCGATGATCATCCCGGTCGTCATGGAGGTTTAG
- the rimO gene encoding 30S ribosomal protein S12 methylthiotransferase RimO: MDTPLGSVLYITLGCAKNEVDTDRMRSLLTAAGYEEAFDPQDADIAIVNTCSFLASATSESIETTLELANEVQDGVRACPIVMCGCVPSRYGDDLPDELPEVAAFVKADEEDGIVAVIDGVLGFEREIAAYIPQVKRTVEGAVAYVKISDGCNRFCSFCMIPYIRGRYHSRNAESIISEVRDLVAGGVREIVLIGQDTGIWGTDFADEDFAEGSPRNLAQLLRAVAEAVRPHNVWVRVLYLQPEGMTDELIETIRDTPEVLPYIDIPVQHCDARILKAMRRSGSRQELEDLFRDLRERIPGIVIRSTAMVGFPTETDDEFRDLIDFMDTVGFDYTSVFAYSREEGSLAAKMEGQVDEEVKLERAQEAMDLAESLGFAATAAHVGERAQVIVDGIEETEDGAELIGHAWFQAPDSDGAVHLDASEASVGDILTVEFTDSFCYELIGHVVE; encoded by the coding sequence ATGGATACACCTTTGGGCTCCGTGCTCTACATCACCCTCGGGTGCGCTAAGAACGAGGTTGACACCGACCGCATGCGTTCTCTTTTGACCGCTGCGGGCTACGAGGAGGCATTCGACCCGCAGGATGCCGATATCGCCATCGTCAATACATGCTCGTTCCTCGCCTCCGCAACGTCCGAGAGCATCGAGACCACGCTCGAGCTCGCCAATGAGGTTCAGGACGGTGTTCGCGCCTGCCCCATCGTCATGTGCGGCTGTGTGCCGTCGCGCTATGGCGATGACCTGCCTGACGAGCTGCCTGAGGTCGCTGCCTTTGTGAAGGCCGACGAGGAGGACGGCATCGTGGCGGTCATCGATGGCGTGCTGGGTTTCGAGCGCGAGATCGCGGCCTATATCCCGCAGGTCAAGCGTACCGTCGAGGGCGCCGTTGCCTACGTCAAGATCTCCGATGGCTGCAATCGTTTTTGCAGCTTCTGCATGATCCCCTACATTCGCGGTCGCTATCATTCGCGCAATGCCGAGAGCATTATCTCCGAGGTGCGCGACCTGGTTGCCGGCGGTGTGCGCGAGATCGTGCTGATCGGCCAGGACACGGGCATTTGGGGCACCGACTTTGCCGACGAGGACTTCGCCGAGGGCTCGCCGCGCAATCTGGCGCAGCTGCTGCGTGCCGTCGCCGAGGCTGTGCGCCCGCATAACGTCTGGGTCCGCGTGCTCTATCTGCAGCCCGAGGGCATGACCGACGAGCTTATCGAGACGATTCGCGATACGCCCGAGGTACTGCCCTATATCGATATCCCCGTGCAGCACTGCGACGCGCGCATCCTCAAGGCCATGCGTCGCTCCGGTTCGCGCCAGGAGCTCGAGGATCTGTTCCGCGACCTTCGCGAGCGCATCCCCGGCATCGTGATTCGCTCCACGGCCATGGTCGGCTTCCCGACCGAGACCGATGACGAGTTCCGCGATCTTATCGACTTTATGGACACCGTCGGCTTTGACTACACGAGCGTCTTTGCCTACTCGCGTGAGGAGGGCAGCCTGGCCGCCAAGATGGAGGGCCAGGTCGATGAGGAGGTCAAGCTCGAGCGCGCCCAGGAGGCCATGGATCTGGCCGAGTCGCTCGGTTTTGCCGCCACGGCAGCCCATGTGGGCGAGCGTGCCCAGGTGATCGTCGATGGCATCGAGGAGACTGAGGACGGCGCCGAGCTGATCGGTCACGCCTGGTTCCAGGCGCCCGATTCCGATGGCGCGGTGCATCTGGACGCCAGCGAGGCGTCCGTGGGCGATATTCTGACTGTCGAGTTTACCGATAGCTTCTGCTATGAGCTTATCGGTCATGTTGTGGAGTAG
- a CDS encoding DNA translocase FtsK: MARGSAQNAKGNKASNQPASAKGAGSHLRANQGHESEFDEFEPLVEPSANRDIAGVVIAVLAIASFIAVISPATAPVTAAVAGFYHLGFGLGAYVLPIVILLFAATLFLGEDSPLNIRSVAGGAVVFVAIVSILSLLVPGTTDSCDLMFTPQNLSASGGYIGAFIASTLQNALGKPIAMVVLLGLVVVGLVIIGFSVGGVLRSARDRAADFAERRRADVNASPWGDEEALSVPGVARPHLSILRQKGTDAAVTTVMGGDVDPVLDDDEDDDPFVDVSEAVEAERAKTTLLPRRHAKKGKAAPKFNTSEPDPSWSDSEIELTEGDDEDDETPLETAKTTLLPRRRAKAGQVTGQFSMEDDPDKADESEPPFAVNPVSAAPQIPDFLKHPKVADASSSTASAVPVAAGDGGANGTVADAEGEQEDGLKLPPLEILHANPQSASSASSDKELEQTAESLQSTLLEFGRSARVVGWIAGPTVTTFKLQPGEGERVSKISSLEDDIALSLAAQSVRIFAPIPGTSLVGIEIPNRKRQNVNLGDVLPYVKGGPLELAIGRDAEGTPVVADLAKMPHLLIAGTTGSGKSVMINSIITTLLMRALPEDVRLIMVDPKRVELAGYNGLPHLYVPVVTEPKQAASALQWAVSEMERRLKVFERLNVRKISTYNEKQAAGEFEHYDNPPQKMPYLVIIIDELSDLMMVAGKDVEASIVRIAQLGRAAGIHLIVATQRPSSNVVTGLIKANITNRIAFNVATGIDSRVIIDQMGAEKLTGLGDMLFSKVDWGKPRRIQGCFVSDDEINEIVEFVKSQSEPDYHEEILSAVAPASMSMAGGGIVRTGVADPQDDDPLIWEAAHIVVESQLGSTSGLQRRLKVGYARAGRIMDMLEEKGVVGPPDGSKPREVLLDEEGLAALESVDAEMAREDREFGGF; this comes from the coding sequence TTGGCGCGCGGATCTGCACAAAACGCCAAAGGCAATAAGGCCAGTAACCAACCGGCATCTGCTAAGGGTGCCGGTTCCCATCTGCGTGCCAATCAGGGCCACGAGTCGGAGTTCGATGAGTTCGAGCCCTTGGTCGAGCCTTCGGCCAATCGCGATATCGCCGGCGTGGTCATTGCCGTTTTGGCGATTGCGTCCTTTATCGCCGTGATTTCCCCGGCAACGGCGCCCGTGACAGCTGCGGTTGCCGGTTTCTACCACCTTGGCTTTGGCCTGGGCGCCTACGTGCTGCCGATCGTCATCTTGCTGTTTGCCGCTACACTCTTTTTGGGTGAGGACTCGCCGCTCAATATTCGCTCGGTTGCGGGCGGCGCCGTAGTCTTTGTGGCCATTGTCTCTATCCTGTCGCTGTTGGTGCCGGGTACGACCGACTCGTGCGACCTTATGTTTACGCCGCAGAACCTTTCCGCGTCGGGCGGCTACATTGGCGCCTTTATCGCAAGTACCTTGCAAAACGCCCTGGGTAAACCCATCGCCATGGTTGTCTTGTTGGGGCTTGTCGTCGTAGGTTTGGTCATTATTGGCTTTTCGGTGGGCGGCGTTTTGCGCTCCGCACGCGATCGCGCTGCCGATTTTGCCGAGCGCCGTCGTGCCGATGTCAATGCGAGCCCGTGGGGCGATGAAGAGGCCCTGTCGGTTCCCGGTGTCGCCCGTCCGCACCTGAGCATTCTGCGCCAGAAGGGAACTGACGCCGCCGTGACCACGGTCATGGGTGGTGATGTTGATCCTGTTTTGGATGACGACGAGGACGATGACCCGTTTGTCGACGTGTCCGAGGCCGTGGAGGCCGAGCGAGCCAAGACCACGCTGCTGCCGCGTCGCCATGCCAAGAAGGGCAAGGCCGCGCCCAAGTTCAACACGAGCGAGCCCGACCCGTCTTGGTCCGATAGCGAAATCGAACTCACCGAGGGCGATGACGAGGACGACGAGACTCCGCTCGAGACCGCCAAGACAACCTTGCTGCCGCGTCGCCGTGCCAAGGCAGGACAGGTCACCGGACAGTTTTCGATGGAAGACGACCCGGACAAGGCTGATGAGTCCGAACCGCCGTTTGCCGTGAATCCCGTTTCGGCAGCTCCTCAGATCCCCGATTTCCTGAAGCATCCCAAGGTTGCCGATGCCTCCAGCTCTACGGCTTCTGCTGTTCCTGTTGCAGCCGGCGATGGGGGAGCGAACGGTACCGTTGCCGATGCCGAGGGTGAACAAGAGGACGGCCTCAAGCTCCCACCGCTCGAAATCCTGCACGCCAACCCGCAGTCGGCGTCCTCCGCGTCTTCTGATAAGGAGCTGGAACAGACTGCCGAGTCGTTGCAGTCCACCTTGCTTGAGTTTGGCCGTAGCGCCCGCGTTGTCGGCTGGATTGCCGGCCCCACGGTCACGACCTTTAAGCTACAGCCCGGTGAGGGCGAGCGCGTGAGCAAGATCTCGAGCCTCGAGGACGATATCGCGCTTTCGCTTGCCGCCCAGTCGGTGCGCATCTTCGCGCCGATACCTGGCACCTCGCTCGTTGGTATCGAGATTCCCAATCGTAAGCGTCAGAACGTCAACCTGGGCGACGTGCTTCCCTATGTGAAGGGCGGTCCGCTCGAGCTTGCCATCGGTCGCGATGCCGAGGGCACGCCGGTTGTCGCCGACCTCGCCAAAATGCCCCACCTGCTGATCGCCGGCACCACCGGTTCGGGTAAGTCGGTCATGATCAACTCCATCATCACGACGCTGCTCATGCGCGCCCTTCCCGAGGACGTTCGCCTGATCATGGTCGACCCCAAGCGCGTCGAGCTTGCGGGCTATAACGGCCTGCCTCATCTCTACGTGCCCGTGGTGACCGAGCCCAAGCAGGCGGCCAGTGCGCTGCAGTGGGCCGTGTCCGAGATGGAGCGTCGCCTGAAGGTCTTCGAGCGCCTCAACGTTCGCAAGATCTCGACCTATAACGAAAAGCAGGCCGCCGGCGAGTTTGAGCATTACGATAACCCGCCGCAAAAGATGCCCTATCTGGTCATCATCATCGACGAGCTTTCGGACCTGATGATGGTCGCCGGCAAGGATGTCGAGGCCTCGATCGTCCGTATCGCCCAGCTGGGTCGTGCCGCCGGTATTCACCTTATCGTGGCTACGCAGCGCCCCAGCTCCAATGTGGTGACGGGCCTTATCAAGGCCAACATCACCAACCGTATCGCCTTTAACGTGGCTACGGGTATCGATTCCCGCGTCATCATCGATCAGATGGGCGCCGAAAAGCTCACCGGTTTAGGCGACATGCTGTTCTCCAAGGTCGACTGGGGCAAACCCCGCCGTATCCAGGGCTGTTTTGTCTCGGACGACGAGATCAACGAGATCGTCGAGTTCGTTAAGTCGCAAAGCGAGCCCGACTACCATGAGGAGATTCTGTCTGCCGTGGCGCCCGCTTCCATGTCCATGGCTGGTGGCGGCATTGTTCGCACGGGCGTTGCCGATCCGCAAGATGACGACCCGCTTATCTGGGAGGCCGCCCATATTGTGGTGGAATCGCAGCTGGGCTCCACATCTGGACTGCAACGCCGCCTCAAGGTTGGCTATGCGCGCGCCGGGCGTATTATGGACATGCTGGAAGAAAAGGGTGTCGTCGGCCCGCCCGATGGTTCCAAGCCGCGCGAGGTCCTGTTGGACGAGGAGGGGCTCGCCGCGTTGGAGTCTGTCGACGCCGAGATGGCACGTGAAGATCGTGAGTTTGGAGGATTCTGA
- the recA gene encoding recombinase RecA: protein MIATTKAEIEKKFGQGSIMRYGDGGPELEVEAIPTGSLALDAALGIGGVPRGRIVEIYGPESSGKTTLSLEILAEAQAMGGVVAFIDAEHALDPTYAARIGVDIDEVLISQPDTGEQALEIVDMLVRSGAIDAIVVDSVAALTPRAEIEGEIGDTTVGLQARLMSQALRKLAGSLSKSNTTCIFINQLREKIGVMFGNPETTTGGRALKFFSSVRIDIRKIDTIKLKDEVIGNRVRAKVVKNKVAAPFRSAEFDIMYGTGISKEGSILDMAVECGICKKMGSWFAYGEDKLGNGREAAKTFLREHPDCADEIEHKVRLACGLEYDDDAPSEVELTDQPAPEEFDELYAIDGSAMLDDDDE from the coding sequence ATGATCGCCACCACCAAGGCCGAGATCGAGAAGAAGTTCGGCCAGGGCTCTATTATGAGGTATGGCGACGGCGGTCCGGAGCTCGAGGTCGAGGCTATTCCGACGGGCTCTTTGGCGCTCGATGCCGCCTTGGGTATCGGCGGCGTTCCGCGCGGCCGTATCGTCGAGATTTATGGCCCCGAGTCCTCCGGTAAGACGACGCTTTCGCTCGAGATCCTTGCAGAGGCGCAGGCCATGGGCGGCGTTGTTGCATTTATCGATGCCGAGCACGCGCTTGATCCCACCTATGCCGCGCGCATCGGCGTCGATATCGATGAGGTCCTAATTTCCCAGCCCGATACGGGCGAGCAGGCGCTCGAGATCGTCGATATGCTTGTGCGCTCCGGTGCCATCGACGCCATCGTCGTCGACTCTGTTGCCGCCTTGACTCCGCGTGCCGAGATCGAGGGCGAAATCGGTGATACGACGGTGGGCCTGCAGGCTCGCTTGATGAGCCAGGCACTCCGCAAGCTTGCCGGCTCGCTTTCCAAGTCCAACACGACCTGCATCTTCATTAACCAGCTGCGTGAGAAAATCGGCGTCATGTTCGGCAACCCCGAGACCACTACGGGCGGACGCGCGCTCAAGTTCTTCTCTTCCGTGCGAATCGATATTCGCAAAATCGATACCATCAAGCTCAAGGATGAGGTTATCGGCAATCGCGTGCGTGCCAAGGTCGTTAAGAACAAGGTGGCCGCTCCGTTCCGCTCGGCTGAGTTTGACATCATGTACGGCACCGGCATTTCCAAAGAGGGCTCGATTCTGGATATGGCCGTCGAGTGCGGCATCTGCAAAAAGATGGGATCCTGGTTTGCCTATGGCGAGGATAAGCTCGGCAATGGTCGCGAGGCCGCCAAGACGTTCCTGCGCGAGCATCCCGATTGCGCTGACGAGATCGAGCACAAGGTTCGCCTTGCCTGCGGTCTTGAGTATGACGATGATGCCCCCTCGGAGGTTGAGTTGACCGACCAGCCCGCCCCCGAGGAGTTTGATGAGCTGTACGCCATCGATGGCTCCGCAATGCTCGACGATGACGACGAGTAG
- the pgsA gene encoding CDP-diacylglycerol--glycerol-3-phosphate 3-phosphatidyltransferase: MANESNKELTSVWTPANIVTCVRIVFIPVFMIVSALSHTSVAGTDWSTFDGPLAAAAFILYVILSCTDKVDGYLARSRNEITDFGKFLDPIADKLLVFSALLLFLDFGAVTVWSVFIILFRELLVSALRMVASAAGVVVAADKLGKYKTATTMVSICGYLCVFAMAGLQLGPVSLLLGVYGVSRFLYAVAVVLTVISGAQYFWNCRKIVFSV; encoded by the coding sequence GTGGCAAACGAGAGCAATAAGGAACTGACGAGTGTTTGGACGCCCGCCAACATCGTGACGTGCGTTCGCATCGTCTTTATCCCGGTGTTCATGATCGTCTCGGCGCTTTCTCACACGAGTGTTGCCGGTACAGATTGGAGCACCTTCGACGGCCCGCTCGCCGCCGCTGCCTTCATTTTGTATGTGATCCTGTCGTGCACCGATAAGGTCGACGGCTATCTGGCGCGCTCGCGCAACGAGATCACCGATTTCGGCAAGTTCTTGGACCCCATCGCCGACAAGCTGCTCGTGTTCTCGGCCCTGCTGCTGTTCCTGGATTTTGGCGCGGTGACCGTGTGGTCCGTGTTCATTATCCTGTTTCGTGAGCTGTTGGTGAGCGCCCTTCGTATGGTCGCGAGCGCTGCCGGTGTGGTCGTTGCTGCCGATAAGCTCGGCAAGTATAAGACGGCGACCACGATGGTCTCTATCTGCGGCTATCTGTGCGTCTTTGCGATGGCCGGTCTTCAGCTGGGGCCGGTGTCGCTGCTGCTCGGTGTCTATGGCGTCTCACGCTTCCTGTACGCTGTTGCCGTTGTCCTGACCGTTATCTCGGGCGCCCAGTACTTCTGGAACTGCCGCAAGATCGTCTTTTCGGTCTAG
- a CDS encoding helix-turn-helix domain-containing protein, translating to MAARFGDMLLEQRRRMGLSIQQVANTIKIRPQIIEFFETGNFASMPPRGYAQGMISSYARYLGLNPREVVNAYFDDLMAYERETSQQGGRFQDAAGYVNSRSSVDNGRFLMVQGGRSTRYGQRPPQAGYITETGSSEEIRSQRDRFRSTPMPDDRALPAARGLSRDPRAGYGDGGYSGRGYRGVSAGRSHGGYADADTTQVTPRLRSQSQPYGQRSSAPRSGQRGYQNRGELAPRSGQRGSQSQGGYRGRPDSGRGRMPQGNGRGGSSRARSGGRVSQNNGLDPRIIYAGIGAVALLLILLIVVLLRGCGSSAPESTPETPAATKTTTKKSSKKTESVDEDEGTDEATDSADSDAAKANAKKKEDEVIKVKVSVAKGKTAWIEVKVDGKSVFGAQATGPFEQEYTPESSIEITTSKPSDVTVTKNGEKVRYDTKTSGVARVTITVPKKETTDSEDGESADGTDTADGTDPQSTDGTDAQSTDGTDTASDGQTANDSDDYSYDSY from the coding sequence ATGGCTGCACGCTTTGGTGACATGCTGCTCGAGCAGCGTCGCCGGATGGGCCTTTCCATCCAGCAGGTCGCCAACACCATCAAAATCAGGCCGCAGATCATCGAGTTTTTCGAGACCGGTAACTTTGCATCGATGCCCCCGCGCGGCTATGCGCAGGGCATGATTTCGAGCTATGCTCGCTATTTGGGGCTTAACCCGCGCGAGGTCGTCAACGCTTATTTTGATGACCTCATGGCATATGAACGCGAGACCTCGCAGCAGGGCGGTCGTTTTCAGGATGCTGCCGGCTACGTTAACTCGCGTTCGTCTGTCGATAACGGACGCTTTCTGATGGTTCAGGGTGGTCGCTCGACGCGGTACGGCCAGCGCCCTCCGCAGGCGGGCTATATCACCGAGACGGGCTCCAGCGAGGAGATTCGTTCTCAGCGAGATCGCTTTCGCAGTACGCCCATGCCTGATGACCGTGCGCTTCCCGCCGCTCGCGGGTTGAGTCGCGATCCCCGCGCCGGTTACGGCGACGGTGGCTACTCCGGTCGTGGTTATCGCGGAGTTTCTGCCGGGCGTTCCCACGGTGGTTACGCCGACGCCGATACCACGCAGGTGACGCCGCGCCTCCGTTCGCAATCGCAGCCTTACGGGCAGCGCTCTTCGGCGCCTCGCTCTGGCCAGCGTGGCTATCAGAACCGTGGCGAGCTTGCGCCGCGTTCTGGCCAGCGCGGCTCGCAGAGCCAAGGCGGCTATCGTGGTCGTCCCGATAGCGGTCGCGGCCGTATGCCGCAGGGGAATGGGCGAGGCGGCTCCAGTCGCGCACGCAGCGGCGGGCGCGTCTCCCAGAACAACGGACTCGATCCGCGCATCATCTACGCCGGCATCGGTGCCGTGGCGCTTTTGTTGATTCTGCTCATCGTGGTCCTCCTGCGTGGCTGTGGCTCTTCTGCACCCGAGTCGACGCCCGAGACGCCCGCGGCCACCAAGACGACGACCAAGAAGTCTTCCAAGAAGACCGAATCTGTTGACGAGGATGAAGGCACCGACGAGGCGACGGATTCTGCCGATTCCGATGCCGCCAAGGCGAACGCGAAAAAGAAAGAGGACGAGGTCATCAAGGTCAAGGTCTCCGTTGCCAAGGGCAAGACCGCCTGGATCGAGGTCAAGGTCGACGGTAAATCGGTCTTTGGCGCCCAGGCAACCGGTCCCTTTGAGCAGGAGTACACGCCCGAGTCCTCGATCGAGATCACCACGTCCAAGCCCTCCGATGTTACGGTTACCAAGAACGGTGAAAAGGTTCGCTACGACACCAAGACATCGGGCGTGGCGCGCGTGACCATTACCGTTCCCAAGAAGGAGACCACTGACTCCGAAGACGGCGAGAGTGCCGACGGCACCGATACTGCCGACGGCACCGACCCCCAGTCTACCGACGGCACCGACGCCCAATCTACCGACGGCACCGACACGGCATCCGACGGCCAGACTGCAAACGATTCAGATGACTATTCGTACGACAGCTACTAA
- a CDS encoding YajQ family cyclic di-GMP-binding protein has product MAKDSSFDVVSEVNMQEVDNAFQQTTREISQRYDLKDSGATIELSKGDKLFTINAPADFVSKQIIDVLSSKLIKRGIDLKAVSWDAPQAASGGTVRVLGHIVEGIDQATAKKINKDIKDQKLKVKVTIEADKLRVTSASKDALQTVIQFLRDQDYGQPLQFTNYR; this is encoded by the coding sequence ATGGCTAAAGATTCCAGCTTCGACGTTGTGTCCGAGGTCAATATGCAGGAGGTCGATAACGCCTTCCAGCAGACCACCCGCGAGATCTCTCAGCGCTATGACCTCAAGGACTCCGGCGCCACCATCGAGCTTTCGAAGGGCGACAAGCTCTTTACGATCAATGCCCCGGCCGATTTTGTCTCCAAGCAGATCATTGACGTGCTGAGCTCTAAGCTCATCAAGCGCGGCATCGATCTTAAGGCTGTCTCTTGGGACGCGCCGCAGGCGGCTTCGGGCGGTACCGTGCGCGTGCTCGGCCATATCGTCGAGGGCATTGACCAGGCGACCGCCAAGAAGATTAATAAGGACATCAAGGATCAAAAGCTCAAGGTCAAGGTGACCATCGAGGCCGATAAACTGCGCGTTACCTCGGCCTCTAAGGATGCGCTTCAGACGGTGATCCAGTTCCTGCGCGACCAAGACTACGGCCAGCCGCTGCAGTTCACCAACTACCGCTAA
- a CDS encoding CinA family protein, with the protein MTDSFEQISAHNEELARDIVERASARGVTVSTAESLTAGMIASTIADIPGASAVLRGGAVTYCDEIKHRVLGVEQETLDRFSAVSHQTAREMAVGSLDLYQSDVAVSATGYAGPGGGTEQDPAGTFYIGWAYRAADGGAPVVESARCHYEGDRSCVRACAVAEALERIVRVLNSME; encoded by the coding sequence ATGACGGACTCTTTTGAGCAGATTTCCGCACATAACGAGGAGCTGGCGCGCGATATTGTCGAGCGCGCGAGCGCTCGGGGCGTGACGGTTTCTACGGCTGAGTCGCTGACGGCGGGTATGATCGCCTCGACGATTGCCGATATCCCGGGCGCCTCGGCGGTGCTGCGCGGCGGTGCGGTGACCTATTGCGATGAGATCAAGCATCGTGTTCTGGGTGTTGAGCAGGAGACGCTCGATCGGTTTAGCGCCGTGTCGCACCAGACGGCGCGCGAGATGGCCGTGGGCTCGCTGGACCTCTATCAGAGCGATGTAGCCGTAAGCGCAACGGGCTACGCTGGGCCCGGTGGTGGCACTGAGCAAGACCCCGCCGGTACGTTCTATATTGGCTGGGCGTATCGCGCGGCCGATGGGGGAGCGCCGGTTGTCGAGTCTGCGCGCTGTCACTATGAAGGCGATCGGTCGTGCGTTCGTGCCTGTGCGGTCGCGGAGGCTTTGGAGCGCATTGTCCGCGTGCTCAATTCTATGGAATAG